A window from bacterium encodes these proteins:
- a CDS encoding TIGR00725 family protein, protein MRKIIAVSGSNSGDDNLTEEILKIAEETGYLIAKKGGILVCGGLGGIMEAAAKGAKQGNGITVGILPWDKNSANPYIDIPIGTGIGFYRNNIIVNCADCVIGICGRWGTLNEIAMALGIGKPTIVIDGSGGVADLLSKENFLQTFKKKPIIVKTPEEAIDTAFSL, encoded by the coding sequence ATGAGAAAAATTATAGCGGTGTCTGGAAGTAATTCAGGTGATGATAACCTTACAGAGGAAATACTGAAAATTGCTGAGGAAACAGGTTATCTGATTGCTAAAAAAGGTGGTATTCTTGTCTGTGGTGGTCTCGGTGGAATTATGGAAGCGGCAGCAAAAGGCGCAAAGCAAGGAAATGGTATTACTGTGGGGATACTACCATGGGATAAAAACTCAGCAAATCCTTATATAGACATCCCGATAGGTACAGGAATTGGTTTTTATAGAAACAATATCATTGTCAACTGTGCTGACTGTGTTATAGGTATCTGCGGGAGATGGGGGACACTCAATGAAATAGCAATGGCTCTCGGTATTGGGAAACCCACAATAGTTATAGACGGAAGCGGTGGGGTAGCGGACTTACTTTCAAAAGAAAATTTCCTCCAAACATTCAAGAAAAAACCCATTATTGTAAAGACACCTGAAGAAGCAATTGATACTGCCTTTTCTTTATAA
- a CDS encoding small multi-drug export protein has protein sequence MIEQITSYLSGLPKEFIILILSMLPISELRGAIPYGVYNNIPFLKVLVISIAGNLVPVIPLYFFLNRILIFIDRFRYGKRFSTWLVRHTLKKSKMIELYEMLGLIIFVGIPLPMTGAWTGTIASVLLKLKSRYYFIGIICGVLLAAIIVSLIVFLFHLP, from the coding sequence GTGATAGAACAAATAACTTCTTATTTATCAGGACTACCTAAAGAATTTATAATATTAATTCTATCTATGCTACCTATTTCAGAACTGCGAGGTGCAATTCCTTATGGTGTATACAATAACATACCATTTTTAAAGGTACTTGTTATTTCAATAGCAGGTAATCTCGTTCCTGTTATTCCTCTTTATTTTTTTCTTAACAGAATACTTATCTTCATAGACAGGTTCAGATATGGTAAAAGATTTTCTACCTGGCTTGTAAGGCATACCCTTAAAAAGTCAAAGATGATAGAGTTATATGAGATGCTCGGACTAATTATATTTGTTGGAATTCCTCTTCCGATGACAGGTGCATGGACAGGAACTATTGCATCAGTGCTTCTGAAACTAAAATCCAGATATTATTTCATAGGGATTATATGTGGTGTTCTCCTTGCTGCTATTATTGTCTCCTTAATTGTCTTTCTTTTTCACCTACCATAA
- a CDS encoding protein-L-isoaspartate(D-aspartate) O-methyltransferase translates to MEEAAFIKLRRRMVEEQIVARGIRDKKVIDSFLNVPRERFVPEHLKEYAYEDGPLSIGKGQTISQPYIVALMTEALDLSGGEKVLEIGTGSGYQSAILAEMGCEVYSVERIPELAERARKIFIELGYNVKIKIGDGTLGWDEFAPYDRIIVTAAGPDVPPSLCAQLKDGGSLIMPVGDRYFQDLILVKKVGNRMERKSYGGCQFVLLKGAEGWKNEGE, encoded by the coding sequence ATGGAAGAGGCGGCTTTTATAAAATTAAGAAGGCGAATGGTAGAGGAACAGATTGTTGCAAGAGGTATAAGAGACAAAAAGGTTATAGATTCCTTTTTGAATGTTCCGAGAGAAAGATTTGTTCCAGAACATCTTAAGGAATATGCTTATGAGGATGGTCCACTTTCAATAGGTAAAGGGCAGACCATAAGCCAGCCATATATTGTGGCACTTATGACAGAGGCGCTTGACCTTAGCGGTGGAGAGAAGGTCCTTGAAATAGGCACAGGTAGTGGTTATCAGTCAGCAATCCTTGCAGAGATGGGGTGTGAGGTATATTCAGTAGAAAGAATACCTGAACTTGCAGAAAGGGCGAGAAAGATATTTATAGAACTTGGATACAATGTAAAAATAAAGATTGGTGATGGTACACTCGGCTGGGATGAGTTTGCTCCCTATGACAGAATTATTGTAACTGCAGCAGGTCCTGACGTCCCTCCTTCTTTATGTGCTCAACTTAAGGATGGTGGGTCTCTTATAATGCCTGTAGGTGATAGATACTTTCAGGACTTAATACTTGTAAAGAAGGTAGGTAACCGGATGGAAAGGAAAAGTTATGGGGGATGTCAGTTTGTACTTCTTAAAGGTGCTGAGGGTTGGAAAAATGAGGGGGAATAG
- a CDS encoding glycosyltransferase family 2 protein, producing the protein MNKEIAVLIPAHNEEKAIGGLISELKKKFETVIVVDDGSSDRTGILARENGAIVLRHPVCKGKGEALKTGFRYVLEKGEGISAILTMDGDGQHRIEDIENFIRGYYRNKNISIWVGKRKIKGTKMPFIRRLTNISMSLSISFFSLQWIPDTQCGFRLIKKDVIKNIRLLTSHFETESELLIKAGWKMYRIGSVPISTIYSEEKSKINPTRDTLRFFGMLLIIFFPLLLKVKWKRRLL; encoded by the coding sequence ATGAATAAAGAAATAGCGGTTTTAATTCCTGCACATAATGAAGAAAAAGCCATTGGTGGTCTCATATCAGAACTTAAAAAAAAGTTTGAAACAGTTATTGTAGTTGACGATGGCTCTTCAGACAGAACAGGAATATTAGCGAGAGAAAATGGTGCTATTGTTTTGAGGCATCCTGTATGTAAGGGGAAAGGAGAGGCGCTAAAAACAGGGTTCCGCTATGTACTTGAAAAAGGAGAAGGTATATCTGCTATCCTCACAATGGACGGAGATGGACAGCATAGAATAGAAGATATAGAAAATTTTATAAGGGGATACTACCGAAATAAAAATATCTCTATATGGGTGGGGAAGAGAAAGATAAAAGGGACAAAGATGCCCTTTATAAGACGGCTTACCAATATCTCTATGTCATTGAGTATTTCTTTTTTTTCCCTCCAGTGGATACCCGATACACAGTGTGGATTCCGTCTTATAAAAAAGGATGTAATTAAAAATATACGTCTTTTAACCTCACATTTTGAAACAGAATCAGAATTATTGATAAAAGCAGGATGGAAGATGTACAGGATTGGCTCTGTCCCTATATCTACTATATACAGTGAAGAGAAGAGTAAAATTAATCCTACGAGGGATACATTGAGATTTTTCGGTATGCTTTTAATTATATTCTTTCCACTCCTGCTGAAAGTAAAATGGAAGAGGCGGCTTTTATAA
- the recG gene encoding ATP-dependent DNA helicase RecG yields MNVTLDTPLIYLPSVGEKRAKSLEKLGLKKVCDLLFLFPRKYLDLRNFKKIGALIPDEFVSVKGKVMAREEKVIPVRYGKSYLKVAISDGSGVLFLVFFNQPYLKNTFALNKDFFVNGKVEIFNGQMQMVNPLYEEYKEIKRDWILPVYPLSSGLTQKYMRKLIKFILHKIEEYPPEVLPLEERQGLNLSNIKFALQNIHFPKSDMNLEKARNYLIFREFFILQMGLLLKKAKGKRVFSEVPFNTEENVIEIFQSYLPFKLTKPQIQAMKDILEDIKEGKVISRMVHGEVGSGKTIVAVFALWVFSRAGYQSALLAPTEILAEQHYINWQKFFLEQDISVSLLVGQLSEAEKKRIREGVKNGDIKVLIGTHTLLTETLEFKNLKIAVVDELHKFGVKQRERLKEKGEDVHYIVMSATPIPRSIALTFYGALDVSVIGEIPKGERKVISYIFPVEEKDNVYQFIEYQSSQGKQGYIVTPAIEGNESIESAIKEYNYLKEKLPHISVALLHGRMSYKEKDEIMKNFRANEISVLVATSVIESGIDVPSATYIIIEQAERFGLAQLHQLRGRVGRAGDVGYCILVPYSFTDREIMERLESFVETESGFEIAEIDLKIRGQGDLLGVRQHGVPPLKIGDIVRDMELLNVAREKAERVIKEIPADILKEKFLKEVFINE; encoded by the coding sequence ATGAATGTAACGTTGGATACACCACTTATATACCTGCCTTCTGTTGGAGAAAAACGTGCTAAATCACTTGAAAAACTTGGGTTGAAAAAGGTATGTGATTTACTTTTTCTTTTCCCCCGTAAATACCTTGACCTCAGAAATTTTAAGAAGATAGGAGCGCTTATTCCTGATGAGTTTGTATCTGTAAAAGGGAAGGTAATGGCGAGAGAAGAGAAGGTAATACCTGTAAGGTATGGAAAGTCATATCTAAAGGTTGCAATATCAGATGGTTCAGGGGTTCTTTTTCTTGTTTTTTTTAACCAGCCGTATCTTAAAAATACCTTTGCTTTAAATAAAGATTTTTTTGTAAATGGTAAGGTAGAGATATTTAATGGGCAGATGCAGATGGTGAATCCTTTATATGAAGAGTATAAGGAAATAAAAAGGGACTGGATTTTACCCGTCTATCCACTTTCTTCCGGACTTACACAAAAATATATGAGAAAACTGATAAAGTTTATTCTCCATAAAATTGAAGAATATCCTCCTGAAGTCCTCCCTTTAGAAGAGAGACAGGGTTTGAATCTTTCTAATATAAAATTTGCACTTCAAAATATACACTTTCCAAAGTCGGATATGAATCTTGAGAAGGCAAGAAACTACCTTATTTTTCGTGAATTCTTTATTCTCCAGATGGGGCTCCTTTTGAAAAAAGCAAAAGGGAAGAGAGTATTTTCAGAGGTTCCTTTCAATACAGAAGAAAATGTTATTGAGATATTTCAGTCATATCTTCCTTTCAAACTCACAAAGCCACAGATTCAGGCGATGAAAGATATTTTGGAAGATATAAAAGAAGGGAAAGTTATAAGTAGGATGGTACATGGTGAGGTTGGTTCTGGCAAAACAATTGTTGCTGTTTTTGCATTATGGGTTTTTTCGCGGGCAGGTTATCAGTCAGCACTTCTTGCTCCTACAGAGATACTTGCAGAACAGCACTATATCAATTGGCAGAAGTTTTTCTTAGAGCAGGACATTTCTGTGTCTTTATTAGTTGGACAGTTATCAGAGGCAGAAAAGAAAAGGATAAGAGAAGGAGTTAAAAATGGAGATATAAAGGTTCTTATAGGAACACATACACTTCTAACAGAGACATTAGAATTTAAAAATCTTAAAATAGCAGTTGTGGATGAACTGCATAAGTTTGGAGTAAAACAGAGAGAGCGGTTAAAAGAAAAAGGGGAGGATGTTCACTACATTGTGATGAGCGCTACTCCTATACCGAGAAGTATTGCTCTTACTTTTTATGGTGCACTTGATGTTTCAGTAATAGGAGAGATACCAAAAGGTGAGAGGAAGGTTATATCATACATATTTCCTGTGGAAGAGAAAGATAATGTGTATCAATTTATTGAGTATCAGAGTTCTCAAGGTAAACAGGGTTATATTGTCACACCTGCAATAGAGGGTAATGAAAGTATTGAATCAGCAATTAAGGAATACAACTATCTGAAAGAAAAACTTCCTCATATTTCTGTTGCTTTACTCCATGGCAGGATGTCATATAAAGAAAAAGATGAAATAATGAAAAATTTTAGAGCAAATGAAATATCAGTTCTCGTAGCAACATCCGTAATAGAGTCAGGGATAGATGTTCCTTCTGCTACATATATTATTATTGAACAAGCAGAAAGATTTGGATTGGCACAACTACATCAATTGAGAGGTAGGGTTGGAAGAGCAGGGGATGTAGGTTATTGTATACTTGTTCCATATTCTTTTACTGATAGAGAGATAATGGAACGGCTTGAAAGTTTTGTGGAAACAGAAAGTGGTTTTGAAATAGCAGAGATTGATTTAAAAATAAGAGGGCAGGGAGACCTGCTCGGTGTGAGACAGCATGGTGTCCCACCTCTAAAGATAGGTGATATAGTGAGGGATATGGAACTTCTCAATGTAGCGAGAGAAAAAGCAGAAAGGGTTATAAAGGAAATCCCTGCAGATATTCTTAAAGAAAAGTTTTTAAAAGAGGTCTTTATAAATGAATAA
- a CDS encoding tetratricopeptide repeat protein has translation MVSLYGILQICGIDFLRWEVERTALSTLGRRNFAGEYLVMVIPYVYYLLYKEKKWYLYIVLLFLISHLVFTFTRASYIAFFVSSVVFFILVSKRISLNKKAIIFLCILLFSYNAFSDIKTFEKGTVKSRFLIWSITLKMIKSNPLMGVGPGNFFVMYPYYAIGEEKALRGISLVVDRAHNDYLDICAETGITGIFLFLYLLYCFFKVCIILYRDIDRKRKLLIAGIISSVVAMCINALASFPFNNPATLFLFWTNVSFAGGIYRKVKGERSVKVSYSIVKFYLVIFAITGIVLSYRGIKAGRCAFLAKVFKGKQSLQFAESAVAYNPFSFKYLHFAGTTALNLGEYQKAYELLTKGINLHPYYDSTHNNLGLIYLFIGDIEKAESSFFTALKLNPDNYEFNNNIGFLYLTTKDYEKAINYLTKAIQLKPDAYLSFYSLGVAYYMKKQYSEAKEQFRKVLEINPDFYPAKEYLEKISR, from the coding sequence ATGGTTTCTTTATATGGGATATTACAGATATGTGGTATAGATTTTTTAAGGTGGGAGGTGGAAAGGACTGCATTAAGTACATTAGGGAGGCGAAACTTTGCTGGTGAGTATCTTGTAATGGTGATTCCATATGTTTATTATTTATTATATAAGGAAAAGAAGTGGTATCTGTATATAGTTTTATTGTTTTTAATTTCCCATCTGGTTTTTACATTTACCCGTGCCAGTTATATTGCCTTTTTTGTTTCAAGTGTTGTATTTTTCATTCTGGTAAGTAAAAGAATCTCGTTAAATAAGAAAGCAATAATATTTCTCTGTATATTGCTTTTTTCTTATAATGCCTTTTCTGATATCAAGACATTTGAGAAAGGGACAGTAAAAAGCAGATTTCTTATCTGGAGTATAACATTGAAGATGATTAAGTCCAATCCTTTGATGGGTGTAGGTCCTGGTAATTTTTTTGTTATGTATCCTTACTATGCAATAGGTGAAGAAAAGGCGCTCAGGGGTATATCTCTTGTAGTGGACAGGGCACACAATGACTATTTAGATATATGTGCTGAGACAGGAATAACAGGAATTTTTCTTTTCCTCTATCTTCTATATTGTTTTTTCAAGGTATGTATTATTTTGTATAGAGATATAGATAGAAAAAGGAAGTTATTGATAGCAGGTATTATTTCTTCAGTTGTTGCTATGTGTATCAATGCTTTAGCATCCTTCCCATTCAACAATCCAGCTACACTTTTTTTATTCTGGACTAATGTATCATTTGCTGGTGGTATATACAGAAAGGTGAAAGGTGAAAGGTCTGTGAAGGTGAGCTATTCTATAGTTAAATTTTATCTGGTAATTTTTGCTATTACAGGTATTGTTTTAAGTTATAGAGGTATAAAAGCGGGTAGATGTGCCTTTCTTGCTAAAGTTTTTAAAGGAAAGCAATCCCTTCAATTTGCAGAAAGCGCTGTAGCTTACAACCCTTTCTCTTTCAAATATTTACATTTTGCAGGGACTACCGCTCTGAACTTAGGGGAATATCAAAAAGCATATGAATTGTTGACAAAAGGAATTAATTTACATCCTTACTATGATTCAACTCATAATAATCTTGGTTTAATATATCTTTTCATAGGCGATATAGAAAAAGCAGAGAGTTCATTTTTCACTGCCCTTAAGTTAAATCCTGATAACTATGAGTTTAACAACAATATTGGCTTTTTATATCTTACTACAAAAGATTATGAGAAAGCCATTAATTATTTGACAAAAGCAATTCAACTAAAACCGGATGCCTATCTTTCTTTTTACAGTTTAGGAGTGGCTTATTATATGAAAAAACAATACAGTGAAGCAAAAGAACAGTTCAGAAAAGTGCTTGAAATAAATCCTGATTTTTATCCAGCAAAAGAATATCTTGAAAAAATATCCCGTTAA
- the melA gene encoding alpha-galactosidase, translated as MAKISFIGAGSFGFTRTLIKDILTFPLLKDATICLMDIDKERLGFIKEAVEKIISVGKYPAKLEVTMDRKKALKGADAVICTILAGDVHIWRHDIEIPKRYGVDFNVGDTRGAAGIFRALRTIPVMLDICKDIEKICPDAIFLNYTNPMAMLCRAMQKKTSLKVTGLCHSVQGTAEMLARWIGAKMDEITYVCGGINHQAWYIEFKKNGKDAYPLIRKAIKENKEIYQEEIVRNEMFLALGYYVTESSGHNSEYNWWFRKRPELIEKYCTHGTGWNPGVHRYILDEYLKREDTWRDDIKKWLKEPINLKRGHEYAASIINAYMGGEPFVFNGNVPNTGIIPNLPYNACVEVPVLADKRGFNTIYVGPLPPQCAALNNINIAVEEMAVEAALTGNAEMVYHAICYDPLTASVLSLAEIRQMVKEMLEKNKDYLPQFKSIRF; from the coding sequence ATGGCAAAGATATCTTTCATAGGTGCTGGAAGTTTTGGATTTACAAGAACATTGATAAAGGATATTCTTACCTTTCCACTCCTTAAAGATGCAACTATATGTCTGATGGATATTGATAAAGAGCGTTTAGGTTTTATAAAAGAGGCAGTGGAGAAGATTATATCCGTTGGTAAATATCCCGCAAAACTTGAAGTAACGATGGACAGAAAAAAAGCGCTGAAAGGTGCTGATGCTGTTATATGTACAATCCTAGCTGGTGATGTCCATATATGGAGGCATGATATAGAGATACCAAAGAGGTATGGTGTGGATTTTAATGTCGGCGACACAAGAGGAGCAGCAGGTATTTTTAGAGCATTAAGAACCATTCCTGTGATGTTGGATATCTGCAAAGATATTGAAAAGATTTGTCCTGATGCTATATTTCTTAACTACACAAATCCTATGGCTATGCTATGCAGGGCAATGCAGAAAAAAACCTCTTTAAAGGTAACAGGACTCTGTCACAGTGTTCAGGGAACCGCTGAGATGCTTGCAAGATGGATTGGAGCAAAAATGGATGAGATCACATATGTATGTGGAGGGATTAACCATCAGGCATGGTATATTGAATTTAAGAAAAACGGGAAGGATGCTTATCCACTTATAAGAAAAGCAATAAAAGAAAATAAAGAGATATATCAAGAAGAAATTGTAAGAAATGAAATGTTCCTTGCACTCGGTTACTATGTAACTGAATCAAGTGGACATAACTCAGAGTATAACTGGTGGTTCAGAAAAAGACCCGAATTGATAGAAAAATACTGTACACATGGGACTGGATGGAACCCTGGAGTCCATAGATATATTCTTGATGAATATCTTAAAAGAGAAGATACATGGAGAGATGATATTAAAAAGTGGCTGAAAGAACCCATTAATCTTAAAAGAGGTCATGAATATGCGGCAAGCATAATAAATGCTTATATGGGTGGAGAACCATTTGTATTCAATGGTAATGTTCCAAACACAGGCATTATCCCAAATCTGCCTTATAATGCCTGTGTAGAAGTTCCAGTGCTTGCAGATAAAAGAGGATTTAATACTATATATGTTGGACCACTTCCTCCGCAGTGTGCCGCACTCAACAATATAAATATAGCGGTAGAAGAGATGGCAGTTGAGGCAGCATTGACAGGTAATGCAGAGATGGTCTATCATGCGATATGTTATGACCCTTTAACTGCAAGTGTTCTTTCACTTGCGGAGATAAGACAGATGGTAAAAGAGATGCTTGAAAAAAATAAGGACTATCTTCCACAATTTAAAAGTATCCGCTTTTAA
- a CDS encoding phosphoenolpyruvate carboxykinase (GTP) has protein sequence MENKYIRKLEKKLRKEELEKLLKINNISVYKFIADAVTLCKPKDVFICSDTPDETAYIKNMAIVSGEESAALLIPGHTFHFDGYYDQGRDREVTKFLVPEGEHLSPNLNQIEREKGLEEILSLLKGSMKGKIMIVRFLTLGPANSPFTIHCMECTDSWYVAHSVDLLYRKGYEAFCNISDNSIIFKTLHSSGRTDENMVSVDYDKKRIYIDYTKNIVYSVNTQYAGNSVGFKKLALRLAIRESHRNGWLAEHFMIIGVHTKNNRKTYLAGAFPSACGKTSTAMLEGETILSDDIAYVKNINGECKAVNVEAGIFGIIQDVNFNDDPLIYQILTTPGEVIFSNILVKDGRTWWLGMGEPLPKEGKNYSGWWYEGKTDEKGEKILPAHKNARYTVKLKALANCDPEVDNPEGVKLDGIMYGGRDYKAYVPVQQGFSWEHGIIVYGAALETETTFATVGTEGKYEINIMSIQDFVSIPLGQYVKNYLKFGEGLKEKPLIFGVNYFLRDLKTGEFLNERKDKHVWVKWMALRVNNEVKARMTPTGLIPLYEDIAPLFNEIRKKNYTKDDYEKQFTIRVPENLMKIERVWAFWKKLSDVPEELFTVLEEQKERLLKAQKEYGDYISPEVFEIV, from the coding sequence ATGGAAAATAAGTATATCCGTAAACTTGAAAAAAAATTAAGGAAAGAAGAACTGGAAAAGTTATTAAAGATTAATAATATCTCTGTCTATAAATTCATTGCTGATGCAGTTACACTATGCAAACCAAAAGATGTCTTTATATGCAGTGATACACCCGATGAAACTGCATATATAAAAAATATGGCAATTGTATCCGGTGAAGAATCAGCAGCACTTCTTATTCCAGGGCATACATTCCACTTTGATGGATATTACGACCAAGGGAGAGATAGAGAAGTAACAAAATTCCTTGTTCCTGAAGGAGAACATTTAAGCCCCAATCTCAATCAAATTGAAAGAGAAAAGGGACTTGAAGAAATACTCTCTCTTCTTAAGGGCTCTATGAAAGGGAAGATAATGATTGTACGGTTCCTTACATTAGGACCTGCTAATTCTCCCTTTACAATTCACTGTATGGAATGCACTGACTCCTGGTATGTAGCACACTCTGTTGACCTTTTATATAGAAAGGGATATGAAGCATTTTGTAATATTTCTGATAATTCAATAATATTCAAAACACTGCATTCATCTGGTAGAACTGATGAGAATATGGTAAGCGTGGACTATGATAAAAAAAGAATTTATATTGACTATACAAAAAACATTGTATATAGCGTTAATACACAGTATGCAGGAAATTCTGTGGGGTTTAAGAAACTTGCTCTTCGTCTCGCTATAAGAGAATCTCATAGAAATGGATGGCTTGCAGAACACTTTATGATAATAGGAGTTCATACAAAAAATAACAGAAAGACATATCTTGCAGGTGCGTTCCCGAGTGCCTGCGGAAAAACATCTACTGCTATGCTTGAAGGAGAGACAATACTTTCAGATGATATTGCTTATGTAAAGAATATTAATGGAGAGTGCAAAGCAGTAAATGTAGAAGCAGGTATATTCGGTATTATACAGGATGTAAATTTTAATGATGACCCTCTTATATACCAGATACTCACCACTCCAGGAGAGGTTATCTTTTCAAATATACTTGTAAAAGATGGAAGGACATGGTGGTTAGGGATGGGAGAACCATTACCCAAAGAGGGAAAGAACTACTCTGGATGGTGGTATGAAGGAAAGACAGATGAGAAGGGTGAAAAAATTTTACCTGCCCATAAAAATGCGAGATATACTGTAAAACTAAAAGCCCTCGCTAACTGTGACCCGGAAGTGGATAACCCTGAAGGTGTCAAATTAGACGGTATAATGTATGGTGGAAGGGACTATAAGGCATATGTCCCGGTACAACAGGGTTTCTCATGGGAACATGGAATTATTGTATATGGTGCAGCGCTTGAAACAGAGACAACATTTGCTACAGTTGGCACTGAAGGAAAGTATGAAATAAATATTATGAGTATTCAGGACTTTGTTTCCATACCATTAGGACAGTATGTAAAGAATTATCTTAAGTTCGGAGAAGGGCTAAAAGAGAAACCATTGATATTCGGCGTTAACTACTTCCTTAGAGATTTAAAAACCGGGGAATTCCTGAATGAGAGGAAAGATAAACATGTGTGGGTAAAATGGATGGCGTTAAGAGTAAATAATGAAGTGAAGGCAAGGATGACCCCTACAGGACTTATACCTCTTTATGAAGATATCGCTCCTCTTTTCAATGAGATACGGAAGAAAAACTATACAAAAGATGATTACGAAAAACAGTTCACAATAAGGGTACCTGAAAATTTGATGAAGATTGAAAGGGTATGGGCATTCTGGAAAAAACTTTCTGATGTCCCTGAGGAACTGTTTACTGTATTGGAAGAACAGAAAGAACGTCTACTAAAAGCACAAAAAGAATATGGGGATTATATATCACCTGAGGTATTTGAAATAGTATAA
- a CDS encoding prepilin peptidase codes for MGILIFILGLAFGSFANVVIYRLPKGKSIIYPGSQCPSCGKNILWYDNIPLLSYLLLKGKCRFCKAKISCRYFVVELITGLLFLSLYLKFGLTVNLLIYAFFVCCLLIMGFIDIDTYLISDVIVLPGIVIGLLCAIFFPQIHYDITKIGSIWYSFTGILLGSGILIFLAMIGKLLFKKEAMGGGDIKLLAMIGAFLGWKCVFITIFFASLLGTVISLSLIALKKKKMEDYVPFGPYLGLGAIVSLFYKGTTFLGFFIN; via the coding sequence ATGGGAATATTAATTTTTATACTTGGACTGGCTTTTGGAAGTTTTGCAAATGTGGTTATATATCGTTTACCAAAAGGTAAGTCTATAATATATCCTGGTTCTCAATGTCCTTCCTGTGGTAAAAATATCCTATGGTATGATAATATACCTCTTTTAAGTTACCTGCTACTTAAAGGTAAATGCCGTTTCTGTAAAGCAAAAATATCCTGTAGATATTTTGTTGTAGAATTGATTACAGGACTGCTATTTCTGTCTTTATATTTGAAGTTTGGTCTGACGGTAAACCTTTTAATATATGCCTTTTTTGTTTGCTGCCTTTTAATAATGGGTTTTATAGATATAGATACCTATCTTATATCTGATGTAATTGTTCTTCCTGGAATTGTTATCGGACTTTTATGTGCTATTTTCTTCCCCCAGATACATTATGATATAACGAAGATAGGAAGTATATGGTATTCATTCACAGGAATTCTGCTGGGAAGTGGTATTCTTATATTTCTGGCTATGATAGGTAAACTACTTTTCAAAAAGGAAGCAATGGGAGGAGGGGACATAAAACTTCTTGCTATGATAGGAGCATTTCTTGGATGGAAATGTGTTTTTATTACCATATTTTTTGCCTCTCTATTAGGGACAGTTATAAGTTTGTCCCTTATAGCACTAAAGAAAAAGAAGATGGAGGATTATGTTCCATTCGGCCCATATTTAGGATTAGGAGCGATTGTATCTCTTTTTTATAAAGGAACAACTTTTCTCGGGTTTTTTATAAACTAA